In one window of Myotis daubentonii chromosome 13, mMyoDau2.1, whole genome shotgun sequence DNA:
- the ITPRIP gene encoding inositol 1,4,5-trisphosphate receptor-interacting protein produces MALGLFRVCLVVVTAIINHPLLFPRENATVPENEEEIIRKMQVLEEKLHLEQLRLEEEVAQLAAEKEALERVAEEAQQQNESRTAWDLWSTLCMILFLVIEVWRQDHQDGPSPECLAGDEDELPGQDGAPLRGIILPNKATLDHFHERCIRGATADAARTREFVEGFVDDLLEALRSLCNRDRDMEVEDFIGVDSMYENWQVDKPLLCQLFVPFIPPEPYHFHPELWCSSRSVPLNLQGYGQIKVARADEDTLGCICGKTKLGEDLLCLLHGKNNLAQPVSEVEDPLCARGSPYLDTMQVMRWFQVALTRAWHRIAHKYEFDLAFGQLDTPGSLKIRFRSGKFMPFNLIPVIQCDDSDLYFVSHLPREPSGETPASSTDWLLSFAVYERHFLRMTSKALPEGACHLTCLQIASFLLSKQRRLTGPSGLGNYHLKTALLHLLLSRRSTDWKAGQLDARLRELLCFLEKSLLEKKLHHFFIGNRKVPETLGLPEAVRKADPLNLFRPFVLQRSLYRETVDSFYEMLKNAPALISEYSLHIPSDHANLPPKAVVL; encoded by the coding sequence ATGGCGCTGGGGCTCTTCCGGGTGTGTCTAGTGGTGGTCACCGCCATCATCAACCACCCGCTGCTGTTCCCGCGGGAGAACGCCACGGTCCCCGAGAACGAGGAGGAGATCATCCGCAAGATGCAGGTGCTTGAGGAGAAGCTACATCTAGAGCAGCTgcgcctggaggaggaggtggcgcAGCTGGCAGCCGAGAAGGAGGCCCTGGAGCGAGTGGCCGAGGAGGCCCAGCAGCAGAACGAGAGCCGCACGGCCTGGGACCTGTGGAGCACCCTCTGCATGATCCTCTTCCTAGTGATCGAGGTGTGGCGGCAGGACCACCAGGATGGGCCCTCGCCCGAGTGCCTGGCTGGGGACGAGGacgagctgcctggccaggatgGCGCCCCCCTCCGAGGCATCATCCTGCCCAACAAGGCCACCCTGGACCACTTTCATGAGCGCTGCATCCGGGGGGCCACGGCGGACGCAGCCCGCACCCGGGAGTTTGTGGAAGGCTTTGTGGATGACTTGCTGGAAGCCCTGAGGAGCCTATGCAACCGGGACagggacatggaggtggaggacTTCATTGGCGTGGACAGCATGTACGAGAACTGGCAGGTGGACAAGCCGCTGCTGTGCCAACTCTTTGTGCCCTTCATACCCCCTGAGCCCTACCACTTCCACCCAGAGCTCTGGTGCTCCAGCCGCTCGGTGCCCTTAAATCTCCAGGGCTACGGCCAGATCAAGGTGGCCCGGGCTGACGAGGATACGTTGGGCTGTATCTGTGGCAAGACGAAGCTTGGGGAAGACCTGCTGTGTCTCCTCCATGGCAAGAACAACTTGGCGCAGCCCGTCAGCGAGGTGGAAGACCCACTGTGTGCCAGAGGTTCCCCATACCTGGACACGATGCAGGTCATGAGGTGGTTCCAGGTGGCCCTCACCAGAGCCTGGCACCGCATCGCCCACAAGTATGAGTTCGACCTGGCCTTTGGCCAGCTGGACACCCCGGGGTCCCTCAAGATCAGGTTCCGATCAGGGAAGTTCATGCCCTTCAACCTGATTCCTGTGATCCAGTGTGATGACTCGGACCTGTACTTTGTCTCCCACCTTCccagggagccctctggggagaCCCCGGCATCCAGCACTGACTGGCTCCTGTCCTTTGCTGTCTATGAGCGGCACTTCCTCCGGATGACATCGAAGGCACTGCCCGAGGGTGCCTGCCACCTCACCTGCTTGCAGATCgcctccttcctgctctccaaGCAGCGCCGCCTGACCGGCCCCAGCGGGCTGGGCAACTACCACCTGAAGACGGCCCTGCTGCACCTCCTGCTGTCCCGGCGGTCCACCGACTGGAAGGCCGGGCAGCTCGACGCGCGTCTACGCGAGCTGCTCTGCTTCCTGGAGAAGAGCCTGCTCGAGAAGAAGCTCCATCACTTCTTCATCGGCAACCGCAAGGTGCCTGAGACCCTGGGACTCCCTGAGGCCGTGCGCAAGGCCGACCCCCTCAACCTCTTCCGGCCCTTCGTCCTGCAGCGAAGCCTCTACCGGGAGACAGTGGACTCCTTCTATGAGATGCTCAAGAACGCCCCGGCGCTCATTAGCGAGTACTCCCTACACATCCCCTCAGACCACGCTAACCTGCCCCCAAAAGCTGTCGTCTTGTAG